A genome region from Camelina sativa cultivar DH55 chromosome 10, Cs, whole genome shotgun sequence includes the following:
- the LOC104719817 gene encoding 40S ribosomal protein S10-2-like, whose product MIISEKNRREISKYLFKEGVLFAKKDFNLPQHPLIESVPNLQVIKLMQSFKSKEYVRETFAWMHYYWFLTNEGIDFLRTYLNLPSEIVPATLKKQLKPLGRPMGGPQGDRPRGPPRDGERRSGDREGYRGGPRSGGEYGDKSGAPADYQPAFRAPSGGARQGFGRGAGGFGGGAGPAAGSDLP is encoded by the exons ATG ATCATATCAGAGAAGAATCGCCGTGAGATCTCCAAGTACCTCTTCAAAG AGGGTGTTTTGTTTGCTAAAAAGGATTTCAATTTGCCACAACATCCTTTGATCGAGAGTGTCCCGAATCTGCAAGTTATCAAGTTGATGCAGAGTTTCAAATCTAAGGAATATGTTCGTGAGACCTTTGCCTGGATGCATTACTACTGGTTCCTCACAAATGAAGGCATTGACTTTCTCAGGACTTACCTCAATCTCCCATCTGAGATTGTTCCTGCTACTTTGAAGAAGCAACTGAAGCCTCTTGGTCGACCTATGGGAGGCCCACAGGGTGACCGTCCCCG TGGCCCACCTCGTGATGGAGAGAGGAGGTCTGGTGACAGAGAGGGTTACCGTGGAGGTCCTAGATCAGGTGGAGAGTATGGTGACAAAAGTGGAGCTCCTGCTGATTACCAGCCAGCCTTCAGG GCACCTTCTGGTGGAGCTAGGCAAGGGTTTGGTCGTGGAGCCGGTGGTTTTGGTGGTGGTGCTGGTCCAGCTGCTGGATCTGATCTTCCTTGA
- the LOC104719818 gene encoding disease resistance protein RML1A-like isoform X2 — protein MLQQSSRRYHVFLSFHGPDVRRSFLSHLHKHFASKGITTFKDQGIERGHTIRHELVQAIRESRVSIVVLSKKYASSSWCLDELVEILRCKEDQGQTLMTVFYEVDPSDVQKQGGDFGSGFAKTCERKTEEEKQRWMRALTYVANIAGEHSLNWDDEAEMIKKIAADVSNKLNVTPSKDFDGMVGMEAHLRKVNSCLRLECDEVKMIGIIGPAGIGKTTIARALFNQLSANFQLKCFIENLKGSYGNDGTDDYGSKLCLQSQLLSKILNQRDMKVHHLGAIKEWLQDQKVFIVLDDVDDLEQLDALAKEPSWFGLGSRIVVTTEDRKILKAHWVTDIYLVNYPSEEEALEILSLYAFKQSSPSDGFEELAKKITNICGNLPLGLRVVGSSLRGESRDEWACQLSKLETSLDRKLENVLRMGYDKLLKKDQSLFLHIAFFFNNEAIVHVTTILADSDLDVRNGLKTLADKSLVYVSTNGWITMHCLLQQLGRQVVYEQSDQPGKRQFLVEAEDIRNVLANETGTGSVVGISLDMSKIDEFFISGRAFEGMRNLRFLKIYGSHFSTLQMSENMEYLPRLRLLHWDSYPGTLLPQTFRPECLVEFHMAYSKLEKLWRGIQPLTNLKEIDLGYSKNLIEIPDLSKATNLKTLTLTSCTSLVELPSSIKNLHKLKKLMMMGCVKLQVVPTNINLASLEEVDMSDCSLLRSYPDISTNIKDLDVGNTKLEVHPSIVERLPRLEWFRIGSRNLKRLTHVPESVTHLDLSNSDIEKIPDCITSLSRLESLFVFKCRKLLTLQGLPSSLKYIDATDCGSLERVSFYFGDPMKDFMFHNCFSFQYPIRELMFQNCLNLDEESRRVLIQQRVYEYVCLPSKEVPAEFTHKARGNTLIIPMVMDCKGTFFASSRFKACLLLSPIKYSYLDITCRLMTAGGVTIMELNWDSMNVSHFITEHLFICGANLVRESLNVGVTANEIVFEFSCMDNAKIIECGVQILSEETESNSGSEVDYFETEAITDDHTYGNEYYEPEAAQCKYTCFWSWLKKLWSREENDDITEENMNPHYDLKMMKKVFALGISLLLLYLIFP, from the exons ATGTTACAACAATCATCAAG AAGGTATCATGTCTTTCTGAGCTTCCACGGCCCAGATGTTCGTAGATCATTCCTTAGTCATTTGCATAAACACTTTGCAAGCAAAGGGATCACGACATTTAAGGATCAAGGCATTGAGAGAGGCCACACCATCAGACATGAACTCGTACAAGCCATTAGAGAATCAAGAGTCTCAATCGTGGTGCTGTCGAAGAAGTACGCTTCTTCAAGTTGGTGTTTAGATGAACTGGTTGAAATCTTGAGGTGCAAAGAAGATCAGGGGCAGACATTGATGACAGTTTTTTACGAAGTTGATCCATCAGATGTTCAGAAACAGGGCGGAGATTTCGGAAGCGGTTTTGCGAAAACTTGTGAAAGGAAAACCGAGGAGGAGAAACAGAGGTGGATGAGAGCTCTGACTTATGTAGCTAACATTGCCGGAGAACACTCTCTAAATTG gGATGATGAAGCTGAGATGATTAAGAAGATTGCTGCTGATGTTTCAAACAAACTGAATGTTACACCATCAAAGGATTTTGACGGGATGGTGGGAATGGAAGCTCACTTGAGAAAAGTGAACTCTTGTTTACGCCTAGAGTGCGATGAAGTAAAAATGATTGGAATCATTGGTCCTGCGGGAATCGGTAAGACAACCATTGCTCGAGCTTTATTCAACCAACTCTCTGCCAATTTTCAGCTTAAATGTTTCATAGAGAACCTCAAGGGAAGTTATGGGAACGATGGTACGGATGATTATGGTTCAAAGTTGTGTTTGCAAAGCCAACTTTTATCCAAGATTTTGAACCAAAGGGATATGAAGGTACATCATTTAGGCGCAATAAAGGAATGGCTACAAGACCAAAAAGTCTTTATAGTTCTTGATGATGTAGATGATCTTGAACAACTAGATGCCTTGGCTAAAGAACCAtcttggtttggtttagggagTCGGATTGTCGTTACCACAGAAGATAGAAAGATATTGAAGGCACATTGGGTGACTGATATCTACCTTGTGAATTATCCATCCGAGGAAGAAGCTCTGGAGATTTTATCTCTATATGCTTTTAAGCAAAGTTCTCCATCGGATGGTTTTGAAGAGCTAgcaaagaaaattacaaatatttgcGGTAATCTTCCATTAGGCCTTCGTGTTGTTGGTTCATCTTTGCGTGGAGAGAGCAGGGACGAGTGGGCATGTCAATTATCTAAGCTAGAAACTAGCCTTGATAGAAAACTTGAGAACGTGTTAAGAATGGGATATGACAAATTATTGAAGAAAGATCAATCTCTGTTTCTGCACATTGCATTTTTCTTTAACAATGAAGCCATTGTTCATGTGACAACCATACTAGCTGACAGTGACTTAGATGTCAGAAATGGGTTGAAGACCCTTGCAGATAAATCTCTCGTGTATGTATCAACCAATGGGTGGATCACAATGCATTGTTTACTGCAACAATTGGGGAGACAAGTTGTTTATGAACAGTCTGATCAACCTGGGAAACGTCAGTTTTTAGTCGAGGCTGAAGATATTCGTAATGTACTGGCAAACGAAACT GGTACTGGATCTGTCGTAGGTATATCACTTGATATGTCAAAGATCGATGAGTTCTTTATAAGTGGGCGAGCCTTTGAAGGAATGCGTAATCTCCGGTTCTTAAAAATCTATGGGAGCCATTTTAGTACATTGCAGATGTCAGAAAACATGGAATATTTACCACGTTTAAGGCTACTACATTGGGATTCATACCCAGGAACACTTCTTCCTCAAACATTTCGACCAGAATGTCTCGTTGAATTCCATATGGCATATAGTAAGCTTGAGAAGCTCTGGAGAGGTATCCAG CCTCTTACGAATCTCAAGGAGATAGATTTGGGATATTCCAAAAATTTGATAGAGATTCCAGATCTTTCAAAGGCTACTAATCTTAAGACATTGACACTTACGTCTTGCACAAGTTTGGTGGAGCTTCCTTCTTCTATTAAGAATCTACACAAGTTGAaaaagttgatgatgatggggtGCGTAAAGCTACAAGTTGTTCCAACCAACATCAACTTAGCATCTCTTGAAGAAGTCGACATGAGTGATTGCTCACTGTTGAGAAGCTACCCGGATATTTCTACGAACATCAAGGATCTCGATGTTGGAAACACGAAGTTGGAAGTTCATCCATCAATTGTTGAACGTTTGCCTCGTCTTGAGTGGTTTCGTATAGGTAGCAGAAACCTCAAGAGACTAACACATGTCCCAGAAAGTGTAACACATCTAGACCTAAGCAACAGCGATATAGAGAAGATTCCAGATTGCATCACAAGTCTCTCTCGACTAGAGAGTCTTTTCGTCTTCAAGTGCAGAAAACTTCTGACATTGCAGGGTCTTCCGTCTTCGCTCAAGTACATAGATGCGACGGATTGTGGATCACTCGAGAGAGTCAGTTTCTATTTCGGTGATCCAATGAAGGACTTCATGTTCCACAATTGTTTCTCATTCCAGTATCCAATCAGGGAACTCATGTTCCAAAACTGtttgaatcttgatgaagaatcaagaagagTACTCATACAACAACGGGTTTACGAATATGTATGTTTACCAAGTAAAGAAGTTCCGGCGGAGTTCACTCACAAAGCTAGAGGAAACACCTTAATCATCCCTATGGTTATGGATTGTAAAGGAACTTTCTTTGCATCCTCAAGATTTAAGGCTTGTCTTCTGCTTTCGCCAATCAAGTACTCATATCTTGATATAACTTGTCGTCTAATGACAGCAGGAGGTGTTACCATTATGGAACTTAATTGGGATTCAATGAATGTTTCTCATTTCATAACAGAGCATCTGTTTATATGTGGTGCTAACTTGGTTCGAGAATCACTTAACGTGGGTGTGACTGCGAACGAGATTGTGTTTGAGTTCAGCTGCATGGACAACGCCAAGATTATTGAGTGCGGTGTACAGATCTTGAGTGAGGAAACAGAGAGTAACAGTGGTAGCGAAGTGGATTACTTTGAAACTGAAGCCATCACCGACGACCATACGTATGGAAATGAATACTATGAACCTGAAGCTGCTCAATGTAAATATACATGTTTCTGGAGTTGGCTTAAAAAGCTTTGGTCtagagaagaaaatgatgacatcacagaagaaaacatgaaccCCCATTATGatttaaagatgatgaagaaggtgTTTGCATTAGGTATATCTTTGCTTTTGCTATATCTTATTTTCCCATAG
- the LOC104719818 gene encoding disease resistance protein RML1A-like isoform X3 — MTVFYEVDPSDVQKQGGDFGSGFAKTCERKTEEEKQRWMRALTYVANIAGEHSLNWDDEAEMIKKIAADVSNKLNVTPSKDFDGMVGMEAHLRKVNSCLRLECDEVKMIGIIGPAGIGKTTIARALFNQLSANFQLKCFIENLKGSYGNDGTDDYGSKLCLQSQLLSKILNQRDMKVHHLGAIKEWLQDQKVFIVLDDVDDLEQLDALAKEPSWFGLGSRIVVTTEDRKILKAHWVTDIYLVNYPSEEEALEILSLYAFKQSSPSDGFEELAKKITNICGNLPLGLRVVGSSLRGESRDEWACQLSKLETSLDRKLENVLRMGYDKLLKKDQSLFLHIAFFFNNEAIVHVTTILADSDLDVRNGLKTLADKSLVYVSTNGWITMHCLLQQLGRQVVYEQSDQPGKRQFLVEAEDIRNVLANETGTGSVVGISLDMSKIDEFFISGRAFEGMRNLRFLKIYGSHFSTLQMSENMEYLPRLRLLHWDSYPGTLLPQTFRPECLVEFHMAYSKLEKLWRGIQPLTNLKEIDLGYSKNLIEIPDLSKATNLKTLTLTSCTSLVELPSSIKNLHKLKKLMMMGCVKLQVVPTNINLASLEEVDMSDCSLLRSYPDISTNIKDLDVGNTKLEVHPSIVERLPRLEWFRIGSRNLKRLTHVPESVTHLDLSNSDIEKIPDCITSLSRLESLFVFKCRKLLTLQGLPSSLKYIDATDCGSLERVSFYFGDPMKDFMFHNCFSFQYPIRELMFQNCLNLDEESRRVLIQQRVYEYVCLPSKEVPAEFTHKARGNTLIIPMVMDCKGTFFASSRFKACLLLSPIKYSYLDITCRLMTAGGVTIMELNWDSMNVSHFITEHLFICGANLVRESLNVGVTANEIVFEFSCMDNAKIIECGVQILSEETESNSGSEVDYFETEAITDDHTYGNEYYEPEAAQCKYTCFWSWLKKLWSREENDDITEENMNPHYDLKMMKKVFALGISLLLLYLIFP; from the exons ATGACAGTTTTTTACGAAGTTGATCCATCAGATGTTCAGAAACAGGGCGGAGATTTCGGAAGCGGTTTTGCGAAAACTTGTGAAAGGAAAACCGAGGAGGAGAAACAGAGGTGGATGAGAGCTCTGACTTATGTAGCTAACATTGCCGGAGAACACTCTCTAAATTG gGATGATGAAGCTGAGATGATTAAGAAGATTGCTGCTGATGTTTCAAACAAACTGAATGTTACACCATCAAAGGATTTTGACGGGATGGTGGGAATGGAAGCTCACTTGAGAAAAGTGAACTCTTGTTTACGCCTAGAGTGCGATGAAGTAAAAATGATTGGAATCATTGGTCCTGCGGGAATCGGTAAGACAACCATTGCTCGAGCTTTATTCAACCAACTCTCTGCCAATTTTCAGCTTAAATGTTTCATAGAGAACCTCAAGGGAAGTTATGGGAACGATGGTACGGATGATTATGGTTCAAAGTTGTGTTTGCAAAGCCAACTTTTATCCAAGATTTTGAACCAAAGGGATATGAAGGTACATCATTTAGGCGCAATAAAGGAATGGCTACAAGACCAAAAAGTCTTTATAGTTCTTGATGATGTAGATGATCTTGAACAACTAGATGCCTTGGCTAAAGAACCAtcttggtttggtttagggagTCGGATTGTCGTTACCACAGAAGATAGAAAGATATTGAAGGCACATTGGGTGACTGATATCTACCTTGTGAATTATCCATCCGAGGAAGAAGCTCTGGAGATTTTATCTCTATATGCTTTTAAGCAAAGTTCTCCATCGGATGGTTTTGAAGAGCTAgcaaagaaaattacaaatatttgcGGTAATCTTCCATTAGGCCTTCGTGTTGTTGGTTCATCTTTGCGTGGAGAGAGCAGGGACGAGTGGGCATGTCAATTATCTAAGCTAGAAACTAGCCTTGATAGAAAACTTGAGAACGTGTTAAGAATGGGATATGACAAATTATTGAAGAAAGATCAATCTCTGTTTCTGCACATTGCATTTTTCTTTAACAATGAAGCCATTGTTCATGTGACAACCATACTAGCTGACAGTGACTTAGATGTCAGAAATGGGTTGAAGACCCTTGCAGATAAATCTCTCGTGTATGTATCAACCAATGGGTGGATCACAATGCATTGTTTACTGCAACAATTGGGGAGACAAGTTGTTTATGAACAGTCTGATCAACCTGGGAAACGTCAGTTTTTAGTCGAGGCTGAAGATATTCGTAATGTACTGGCAAACGAAACT GGTACTGGATCTGTCGTAGGTATATCACTTGATATGTCAAAGATCGATGAGTTCTTTATAAGTGGGCGAGCCTTTGAAGGAATGCGTAATCTCCGGTTCTTAAAAATCTATGGGAGCCATTTTAGTACATTGCAGATGTCAGAAAACATGGAATATTTACCACGTTTAAGGCTACTACATTGGGATTCATACCCAGGAACACTTCTTCCTCAAACATTTCGACCAGAATGTCTCGTTGAATTCCATATGGCATATAGTAAGCTTGAGAAGCTCTGGAGAGGTATCCAG CCTCTTACGAATCTCAAGGAGATAGATTTGGGATATTCCAAAAATTTGATAGAGATTCCAGATCTTTCAAAGGCTACTAATCTTAAGACATTGACACTTACGTCTTGCACAAGTTTGGTGGAGCTTCCTTCTTCTATTAAGAATCTACACAAGTTGAaaaagttgatgatgatggggtGCGTAAAGCTACAAGTTGTTCCAACCAACATCAACTTAGCATCTCTTGAAGAAGTCGACATGAGTGATTGCTCACTGTTGAGAAGCTACCCGGATATTTCTACGAACATCAAGGATCTCGATGTTGGAAACACGAAGTTGGAAGTTCATCCATCAATTGTTGAACGTTTGCCTCGTCTTGAGTGGTTTCGTATAGGTAGCAGAAACCTCAAGAGACTAACACATGTCCCAGAAAGTGTAACACATCTAGACCTAAGCAACAGCGATATAGAGAAGATTCCAGATTGCATCACAAGTCTCTCTCGACTAGAGAGTCTTTTCGTCTTCAAGTGCAGAAAACTTCTGACATTGCAGGGTCTTCCGTCTTCGCTCAAGTACATAGATGCGACGGATTGTGGATCACTCGAGAGAGTCAGTTTCTATTTCGGTGATCCAATGAAGGACTTCATGTTCCACAATTGTTTCTCATTCCAGTATCCAATCAGGGAACTCATGTTCCAAAACTGtttgaatcttgatgaagaatcaagaagagTACTCATACAACAACGGGTTTACGAATATGTATGTTTACCAAGTAAAGAAGTTCCGGCGGAGTTCACTCACAAAGCTAGAGGAAACACCTTAATCATCCCTATGGTTATGGATTGTAAAGGAACTTTCTTTGCATCCTCAAGATTTAAGGCTTGTCTTCTGCTTTCGCCAATCAAGTACTCATATCTTGATATAACTTGTCGTCTAATGACAGCAGGAGGTGTTACCATTATGGAACTTAATTGGGATTCAATGAATGTTTCTCATTTCATAACAGAGCATCTGTTTATATGTGGTGCTAACTTGGTTCGAGAATCACTTAACGTGGGTGTGACTGCGAACGAGATTGTGTTTGAGTTCAGCTGCATGGACAACGCCAAGATTATTGAGTGCGGTGTACAGATCTTGAGTGAGGAAACAGAGAGTAACAGTGGTAGCGAAGTGGATTACTTTGAAACTGAAGCCATCACCGACGACCATACGTATGGAAATGAATACTATGAACCTGAAGCTGCTCAATGTAAATATACATGTTTCTGGAGTTGGCTTAAAAAGCTTTGGTCtagagaagaaaatgatgacatcacagaagaaaacatgaaccCCCATTATGatttaaagatgatgaagaaggtgTTTGCATTAGGTATATCTTTGCTTTTGCTATATCTTATTTTCCCATAG
- the LOC104719818 gene encoding disease resistance protein RML1A-like isoform X1: protein MASSSSLSQIRRYHVFLSFHGPDVRRSFLSHLHKHFASKGITTFKDQGIERGHTIRHELVQAIRESRVSIVVLSKKYASSSWCLDELVEILRCKEDQGQTLMTVFYEVDPSDVQKQGGDFGSGFAKTCERKTEEEKQRWMRALTYVANIAGEHSLNWDDEAEMIKKIAADVSNKLNVTPSKDFDGMVGMEAHLRKVNSCLRLECDEVKMIGIIGPAGIGKTTIARALFNQLSANFQLKCFIENLKGSYGNDGTDDYGSKLCLQSQLLSKILNQRDMKVHHLGAIKEWLQDQKVFIVLDDVDDLEQLDALAKEPSWFGLGSRIVVTTEDRKILKAHWVTDIYLVNYPSEEEALEILSLYAFKQSSPSDGFEELAKKITNICGNLPLGLRVVGSSLRGESRDEWACQLSKLETSLDRKLENVLRMGYDKLLKKDQSLFLHIAFFFNNEAIVHVTTILADSDLDVRNGLKTLADKSLVYVSTNGWITMHCLLQQLGRQVVYEQSDQPGKRQFLVEAEDIRNVLANETGTGSVVGISLDMSKIDEFFISGRAFEGMRNLRFLKIYGSHFSTLQMSENMEYLPRLRLLHWDSYPGTLLPQTFRPECLVEFHMAYSKLEKLWRGIQPLTNLKEIDLGYSKNLIEIPDLSKATNLKTLTLTSCTSLVELPSSIKNLHKLKKLMMMGCVKLQVVPTNINLASLEEVDMSDCSLLRSYPDISTNIKDLDVGNTKLEVHPSIVERLPRLEWFRIGSRNLKRLTHVPESVTHLDLSNSDIEKIPDCITSLSRLESLFVFKCRKLLTLQGLPSSLKYIDATDCGSLERVSFYFGDPMKDFMFHNCFSFQYPIRELMFQNCLNLDEESRRVLIQQRVYEYVCLPSKEVPAEFTHKARGNTLIIPMVMDCKGTFFASSRFKACLLLSPIKYSYLDITCRLMTAGGVTIMELNWDSMNVSHFITEHLFICGANLVRESLNVGVTANEIVFEFSCMDNAKIIECGVQILSEETESNSGSEVDYFETEAITDDHTYGNEYYEPEAAQCKYTCFWSWLKKLWSREENDDITEENMNPHYDLKMMKKVFALGISLLLLYLIFP from the exons AtggcgtcttcttcttctttgtctcagATCAGAAGGTATCATGTCTTTCTGAGCTTCCACGGCCCAGATGTTCGTAGATCATTCCTTAGTCATTTGCATAAACACTTTGCAAGCAAAGGGATCACGACATTTAAGGATCAAGGCATTGAGAGAGGCCACACCATCAGACATGAACTCGTACAAGCCATTAGAGAATCAAGAGTCTCAATCGTGGTGCTGTCGAAGAAGTACGCTTCTTCAAGTTGGTGTTTAGATGAACTGGTTGAAATCTTGAGGTGCAAAGAAGATCAGGGGCAGACATTGATGACAGTTTTTTACGAAGTTGATCCATCAGATGTTCAGAAACAGGGCGGAGATTTCGGAAGCGGTTTTGCGAAAACTTGTGAAAGGAAAACCGAGGAGGAGAAACAGAGGTGGATGAGAGCTCTGACTTATGTAGCTAACATTGCCGGAGAACACTCTCTAAATTG gGATGATGAAGCTGAGATGATTAAGAAGATTGCTGCTGATGTTTCAAACAAACTGAATGTTACACCATCAAAGGATTTTGACGGGATGGTGGGAATGGAAGCTCACTTGAGAAAAGTGAACTCTTGTTTACGCCTAGAGTGCGATGAAGTAAAAATGATTGGAATCATTGGTCCTGCGGGAATCGGTAAGACAACCATTGCTCGAGCTTTATTCAACCAACTCTCTGCCAATTTTCAGCTTAAATGTTTCATAGAGAACCTCAAGGGAAGTTATGGGAACGATGGTACGGATGATTATGGTTCAAAGTTGTGTTTGCAAAGCCAACTTTTATCCAAGATTTTGAACCAAAGGGATATGAAGGTACATCATTTAGGCGCAATAAAGGAATGGCTACAAGACCAAAAAGTCTTTATAGTTCTTGATGATGTAGATGATCTTGAACAACTAGATGCCTTGGCTAAAGAACCAtcttggtttggtttagggagTCGGATTGTCGTTACCACAGAAGATAGAAAGATATTGAAGGCACATTGGGTGACTGATATCTACCTTGTGAATTATCCATCCGAGGAAGAAGCTCTGGAGATTTTATCTCTATATGCTTTTAAGCAAAGTTCTCCATCGGATGGTTTTGAAGAGCTAgcaaagaaaattacaaatatttgcGGTAATCTTCCATTAGGCCTTCGTGTTGTTGGTTCATCTTTGCGTGGAGAGAGCAGGGACGAGTGGGCATGTCAATTATCTAAGCTAGAAACTAGCCTTGATAGAAAACTTGAGAACGTGTTAAGAATGGGATATGACAAATTATTGAAGAAAGATCAATCTCTGTTTCTGCACATTGCATTTTTCTTTAACAATGAAGCCATTGTTCATGTGACAACCATACTAGCTGACAGTGACTTAGATGTCAGAAATGGGTTGAAGACCCTTGCAGATAAATCTCTCGTGTATGTATCAACCAATGGGTGGATCACAATGCATTGTTTACTGCAACAATTGGGGAGACAAGTTGTTTATGAACAGTCTGATCAACCTGGGAAACGTCAGTTTTTAGTCGAGGCTGAAGATATTCGTAATGTACTGGCAAACGAAACT GGTACTGGATCTGTCGTAGGTATATCACTTGATATGTCAAAGATCGATGAGTTCTTTATAAGTGGGCGAGCCTTTGAAGGAATGCGTAATCTCCGGTTCTTAAAAATCTATGGGAGCCATTTTAGTACATTGCAGATGTCAGAAAACATGGAATATTTACCACGTTTAAGGCTACTACATTGGGATTCATACCCAGGAACACTTCTTCCTCAAACATTTCGACCAGAATGTCTCGTTGAATTCCATATGGCATATAGTAAGCTTGAGAAGCTCTGGAGAGGTATCCAG CCTCTTACGAATCTCAAGGAGATAGATTTGGGATATTCCAAAAATTTGATAGAGATTCCAGATCTTTCAAAGGCTACTAATCTTAAGACATTGACACTTACGTCTTGCACAAGTTTGGTGGAGCTTCCTTCTTCTATTAAGAATCTACACAAGTTGAaaaagttgatgatgatggggtGCGTAAAGCTACAAGTTGTTCCAACCAACATCAACTTAGCATCTCTTGAAGAAGTCGACATGAGTGATTGCTCACTGTTGAGAAGCTACCCGGATATTTCTACGAACATCAAGGATCTCGATGTTGGAAACACGAAGTTGGAAGTTCATCCATCAATTGTTGAACGTTTGCCTCGTCTTGAGTGGTTTCGTATAGGTAGCAGAAACCTCAAGAGACTAACACATGTCCCAGAAAGTGTAACACATCTAGACCTAAGCAACAGCGATATAGAGAAGATTCCAGATTGCATCACAAGTCTCTCTCGACTAGAGAGTCTTTTCGTCTTCAAGTGCAGAAAACTTCTGACATTGCAGGGTCTTCCGTCTTCGCTCAAGTACATAGATGCGACGGATTGTGGATCACTCGAGAGAGTCAGTTTCTATTTCGGTGATCCAATGAAGGACTTCATGTTCCACAATTGTTTCTCATTCCAGTATCCAATCAGGGAACTCATGTTCCAAAACTGtttgaatcttgatgaagaatcaagaagagTACTCATACAACAACGGGTTTACGAATATGTATGTTTACCAAGTAAAGAAGTTCCGGCGGAGTTCACTCACAAAGCTAGAGGAAACACCTTAATCATCCCTATGGTTATGGATTGTAAAGGAACTTTCTTTGCATCCTCAAGATTTAAGGCTTGTCTTCTGCTTTCGCCAATCAAGTACTCATATCTTGATATAACTTGTCGTCTAATGACAGCAGGAGGTGTTACCATTATGGAACTTAATTGGGATTCAATGAATGTTTCTCATTTCATAACAGAGCATCTGTTTATATGTGGTGCTAACTTGGTTCGAGAATCACTTAACGTGGGTGTGACTGCGAACGAGATTGTGTTTGAGTTCAGCTGCATGGACAACGCCAAGATTATTGAGTGCGGTGTACAGATCTTGAGTGAGGAAACAGAGAGTAACAGTGGTAGCGAAGTGGATTACTTTGAAACTGAAGCCATCACCGACGACCATACGTATGGAAATGAATACTATGAACCTGAAGCTGCTCAATGTAAATATACATGTTTCTGGAGTTGGCTTAAAAAGCTTTGGTCtagagaagaaaatgatgacatcacagaagaaaacatgaaccCCCATTATGatttaaagatgatgaagaaggtgTTTGCATTAGGTATATCTTTGCTTTTGCTATATCTTATTTTCCCATAG
- the LOC104720681 gene encoding lectin-like protein At1g53070, producing MRLCASGGVEKNSKCSRLLEQVYAYLCFGACTVRVRRLFTSQSTTTAYNFKFNSFGGNGTGLISLHGDAEYGPNSSGAITLTRDNIPFSHGRAIHISPVTFKPNATSLNPFKTSFTFSITPTTNPSPGHGLAFIVVPANQHDGSGLGYLSLVNRTNNGNPNNHLFAVEFDVFQDKNLRDINDNHVGVDINSVDSVVSVKSGYWVMTRNGWLFKDLKLSSGDRYKAWIEYNNNHKVISVTIGLAHLKKPNRPLIEAKFDLSNVVHEVMYIGFAGSMGRGVQRHEI from the exons ATGAG GTTATGTGCTTCTGGAGGCGTTGAGAAGAATTCCAAGTGTAGCAGACTTCTTGAACAG gTATATGCTTATCTCTGTTTTGGTGCTT GCACAGTAAGAGTTCGCCGCCTCTTCACCTCTCAATCAACCACCACTGCTtacaatttcaaattcaattccttTGGTGGTAATGGCACCGGTCTAATATCACTCCATGGAGACGCTGAGTATGGTCCGAACAGCTCCGGAGCCATCACATTGACACGAGACAACATCCCTTTCTCACACGGTCGAGCTATTCACATCAGTCCAGTCACTTTCAAGCCTAACGCTACGTCTCTCAATCCTTTCAAAACCTCTTTCACTTTCTCCATTACTCCTACAACAAACCCTAGTCCAGGTCACGGCCTTGCCTTCATCGTCGTACCCGCTAACCAACACGATGGTTCCGGTTTAGGTTATCTCAGTCTTGTGAACCGAACCAACAACGGTAATCCCAATAACCATCTCTTTGCTGTCGAGTTTGATGTCTTTCAGGACAAGAACCTCCGTGATATAAACGATAACCATGTCGGAGTCGACATTAACTCGGTTGATTCGGTGGTTTCAGTCAAATCCGGTTATTGGGTTATGACAAGAAACGGTTGGTTGTTTAAGGATTTGAAGCTGAGTAGTGGAGATAGATACAAGGCTTGGATCGAGTACAACAACAATCACAAAGTCATCTCCGTTACCATTGGTTTGGCGCATTTGAAGAAACCGAACCGGCCTTTGATCGAAGCAAAATTCGACCTTTCTAATGTGGTTCACGAGGTAATGTATATCGGTTTCGCCGGTTCGATGGGACGTGGTGTCCAGCGTCACGAGATTTGA